From the genome of Vicia villosa cultivar HV-30 ecotype Madison, WI linkage group LG2, Vvil1.0, whole genome shotgun sequence, one region includes:
- the LOC131649007 gene encoding uncharacterized protein LOC131649007 produces MPAPKTEKQVRGFLGRLNYISRFISQMTATCGPIFKLLRKDQGVVWTEDCQKAFDSIKEYLLEPPILIPPVEGRPLIMYLTVLEESMGCMLGQQDETGKKEHAIYYLSKKFTDCESRYSMLEKTCCALAWASKRLRQYMINNTTWLISKMDPIKYVFEKPALTGRIARWQMLLSEYDIEYRAQKAVKGSILADHLAHQPINEYQSLKFDFPDEDVMYLKMKDCDEPLPEEGPDPGSRWGLIFDGAVNAYGNGIGAIIITPKGTHIPFSARLLFDCTNNIAEYEACIMGLEEAIDLRIKILDIYGDSALVINQIKDKWETYHPGLIPYRDYARRLLTFFNKVELHHIPRDQNRMADALATLSSMFKVSHWNDVPKVRITRLERPAYVFATEAVIDDKPWFHDIKRFLQTQEYPLGASNKDKKTLRRLSGSFFLNGDVLYKRNFDMVLLRCVDRHEAVDGCTFRFKMGSRSHFVDKLVWVSIFGLTMTGDEFRIADGDFPANYDHMAYMRSILKDPTVLDKPNETITAGHLKRNPRLLNWIISVSFDHGRVNTLRLKGMR; encoded by the exons atgcctgcaccaaaaactgaaaagcaagtaagaggatttctcggacgattgaactatatctccagatttatctctcaaatgactgctacttgtgggccaattttcaagcttctccgcaaagatcaaggggttgtatggactgaagattgccaaaaagcgttcgacagtatcaaagagtacctgttagaaccaccaatattgattcctccagttgaaggaagaccattaatcatgtaccttactgtgttggaagaatccatgggttgtatgcttggacaacaagatgaaaccggtaagaaggaacatgccatctattacttgagtaagaaattcacagactgtgagtctcgttactccatgctcgaaaaaacatgttgtgctttggcttgggcttcaaaacgtctccgccagtacatgatcaacaatactacttggttaatctccaaaatggatccgatcaagtatgtctttgaaaagcctgccttaacaggaaggattgcccgatggcaaatgctgttatccgaatatgacattgaataccgtgctcaaaaagcggtcaaaggaagcattctcgccgatcatttggcgcatcaaccaattaatgaatatcaatctctcaagtttgactttcctgacgaagatgtcatgtacttgaagatgaaagattgtgacgaaccattacctgaagaaggtcctgatcctggatcaagatggggcctaattttcgatggagcagtaaacgcttatggcaatggaattggggcaatcatcatcactcccaagggtactcatatcccgttctccgccagattgctatttgattgcaccaacaacatcgcagaatatgaagcttgtatcatgggtctcgaagaagccattgatttaaggatcaagatcctagacatatatggagattcagccctcgtgatcaaccaaatcaaagacaagtgggaaacttatcaccctggcttgattccctacagagattatgcaagacgtctgttgactttcttcaacaaggttgaattgcatcatatacctcgagatcagaatcgaatggcagacgccttggctactctatcttccatgttcaaagtcagtcactggaatgatgtgcctaaagtcagaatcacgcgccttgaaaggcccgcctatgtgtttgcaactgaagcagtcatcgatgataaaccgtggttccacgacatcaaacgcttccttcaaactcaagagtatccgcttggggcatcaaacaaagataagaaaactctaaggagactttctggcagtttcttcctgaatggagatgtgctatacaaaagaaatttcgacatggttttgctcagatgcgtggacagacacgaa GCGGTTGATGGATGTACTTTTCGGTTTAAGATGGGCTCGCGCTCACACTTTGTTGATAAACTAGTTTGGGTGAGTATTTTTGGTCTTACCATGACAGGTGATGAGTTTCGTATAGCGGATGGTGATTTTCCTGCAAATTATGATCACATGGCTTACATGCGATCAATTCTCAAGGACCCAACAGTTCTTGACAAGCCAAATGAAACCATAACTGCAGGGCATCTCAAGAGAAATCCTAGACTTCTAAATTGGATTATCTCAGTATCATTCGACCACGGTCGGGTGAATACTCTAAGATTGAAAGGAATGAGATAA